A region of Candidatus Roizmanbacteria bacterium DNA encodes the following proteins:
- a CDS encoding tetratricopeptide repeat protein — translation MTKLSTGTSFAQLFKKYRLLSEIETLAEFGDLLAEEGFVYETSLFTRWQKGDREPKERRVLLAILRVFAKRGGIVSIEEANSVVQSVNQKDLTHEESSALSEFIQTSNTKTLPVKPYLFVGRDELLKDLSWELINKKKVLLYGMPGVGKTYIAIYLAHQLKNFFSDGIFWFRADIKSYDDIVDELLSSFGLNVSLGSSEEVKLEKLNSALKNRDILIILDNIDNDLFTKRFDIKALRIPILATSVRKLSLEFSTYKVHPFSVEEFMKLSEKILGKPYLLTNKLDIEDIGKKIGYLPISSLLTIKQVYLYPTEIKSITSKFDNSNLKLDTLIYDHKSLSVTIDLVFRRLQLDEKKVLVACAVFEGQDFDIEHVSVITNISKKSIQSFFNKLIEISLLDLSVTNRYRLHPAIHAYLRTRVESTTIINLMKLYVNNLKKVSIGSDKYLAYFNKEYESIIGIINQGYKFGQYKLVTQIWQFVSTYIFISGDWGKILQFSSIIEDSYRKINDKYGLVIYWIEDLGRVYFFQKDTINARKLLQESSKIARSLQDNSLLGLISQKYGALYSSINKLDLAEEHLSKAIEQLQITKLIGQLAKTYAYLGMVYAKQGKDSLAIKYMGKALRDIQHIEDIPVIGYIYVYLGNSYLKINQLLDAEFYLRKGLKYSVKRNVLICCALAYEGLSELCQKKNKMYLQKKYLTKAQELYSALGMHSS, via the coding sequence ATGACAAAGCTCTCAACGGGGACAAGCTTTGCCCAACTATTCAAAAAATACCGGCTTCTTTCGGAAATTGAAACCCTCGCAGAATTCGGCGATCTTCTTGCAGAGGAAGGGTTTGTGTATGAAACAAGTCTTTTCACCCGTTGGCAAAAAGGAGACCGCGAGCCAAAAGAAAGACGGGTGCTTCTTGCAATACTGCGAGTATTCGCCAAAAGAGGCGGAATTGTGAGTATAGAGGAGGCGAATTCTGTCGTCCAATCTGTCAATCAGAAAGATTTAACACATGAAGAATCTTCAGCTCTCTCTGAATTTATTCAAACCTCAAATACTAAAACATTACCGGTAAAACCATACCTTTTTGTCGGCCGGGATGAATTGTTAAAGGATTTATCTTGGGAGCTGATTAATAAAAAGAAAGTATTGCTATACGGGATGCCAGGAGTGGGTAAGACATATATTGCAATATATTTAGCACACCAGTTGAAAAATTTCTTTTCCGATGGTATTTTTTGGTTCCGTGCTGATATCAAGAGTTATGATGATATTGTGGATGAGTTATTGAGTAGTTTTGGCTTAAATGTTTCGCTAGGGTCAAGCGAAGAAGTGAAATTGGAGAAGCTAAATTCAGCTCTTAAGAATAGAGATATTTTAATTATTCTAGATAATATTGATAATGATCTGTTTACAAAAAGATTTGATATTAAAGCACTACGTATCCCGATATTAGCTACTTCTGTGAGGAAATTATCATTGGAATTTTCTACATATAAAGTTCACCCTTTTTCTGTAGAAGAGTTTATGAAGTTAAGTGAAAAAATATTGGGGAAACCATACCTTTTAACTAATAAGCTTGATATTGAAGATATCGGGAAGAAAATTGGATATTTACCTATTTCTTCACTACTTACAATTAAACAGGTCTATTTATATCCTACTGAAATTAAAAGTATAACTTCAAAATTTGATAATTCCAACTTAAAGCTAGACACACTAATTTATGACCATAAGAGTTTATCTGTAACTATTGATCTAGTGTTTCGAAGGTTACAATTAGATGAAAAAAAAGTATTAGTAGCATGTGCTGTCTTTGAAGGTCAAGACTTTGATATAGAGCATGTGTCAGTAATAACGAATATTAGCAAGAAGAGCATTCAGAGTTTCTTTAATAAGTTAATAGAAATTTCTCTACTTGATTTGTCAGTTACAAATAGATATAGATTGCATCCTGCCATACATGCGTATTTGCGAACTAGAGTTGAATCTACAACCATAATAAATCTCATGAAACTTTATGTTAATAATTTAAAGAAAGTTAGCATTGGAAGTGATAAATACCTTGCATATTTCAATAAAGAATATGAAAGCATTATTGGCATCATTAACCAAGGATATAAGTTTGGCCAATATAAATTGGTCACACAAATTTGGCAATTTGTAAGCACGTACATTTTCATCAGTGGGGATTGGGGAAAAATACTACAATTTTCATCAATTATCGAGGACTCCTATCGAAAAATAAATGATAAATATGGACTAGTTATTTATTGGATAGAAGATCTGGGCAGAGTATACTTTTTCCAAAAAGATACTATTAATGCTAGAAAACTGCTACAAGAATCATCTAAAATCGCACGATCTCTTCAGGACAATTCTCTGTTAGGTTTGATTTCGCAAAAATATGGAGCTTTGTATAGCTCTATTAACAAACTCGATTTAGCTGAGGAGCATCTATCTAAAGCAATAGAGCAATTGCAAATTACCAAGCTAATTGGACAACTGGCAAAGACTTATGCATATTTAGGAATGGTTTACGCAAAACAAGGAAAGGATTCTCTTGCGATAAAATATATGGGAAAAGCACTTAGAGATATCCAGCACATTGAAGATATACCAGTGATTGGATATATATATGTTTACTTAGGCAATTCATATTTAAAGATTAATCAATTACTAGATGCCGAATTCTATTTAAGAAAAGGATTGAAGTACTCTGTTAAAAGAAATGTTCTTATTTGCTGCGCTCTAGCATATGAAGGTTTAAGCGAATTGTGCCAGAAAAAAAACAAAATGTATCTTCAAAAAAAGTATCTTACTAAAGCACAGGAGCTTTATTCTGCCTTGGGTATGCATTCATCCTAA